One Spiribacter halobius DNA segment encodes these proteins:
- a CDS encoding HU family DNA-binding protein yields MNKSELIEAVAQSADISKSAATRAVDAFVSSVTDALKEGDQVTLVGFGTFTVRERAARTGRNPRTGASINIPASKVPGFKAGKALKDAVN; encoded by the coding sequence ATGAACAAGTCGGAGCTCATCGAAGCCGTCGCCCAGTCCGCGGACATTTCCAAGTCCGCTGCCACCCGGGCGGTGGATGCGTTCGTCTCTTCGGTCACGGACGCGCTGAAGGAGGGAGATCAGGTCACACTGGTGGGTTTCGGGACGTTTACCGTCCGCGAGAGGGCCGCCCGCACCGGTCGTAATCCGCGCACCGGCGCCTCGATCAACATCCCGGCGTCCAAGGTGCCCGGATTCAAGGCTGGCAAGGCCCTGAAGGATGCCGTAAACTAG
- a CDS encoding extracellular solute-binding protein, translating into MHAKRCLVCLALVLALAAGQAAADDHALAMHGEPKYGPGFEHFDYVNPDAPKGGTLRLANVAASTFDSLHPFILRGTPAAGLGLVYDTLTERSLDEPFTEYGLLAERIQVAEDNSHVRFTLREAARFHDGEPVTPEDVVFTFQRLKQDGHPQYRLYYRDVERAEQTGPRQVTFHFATTQNPELPLIIGQMPVLPQHYWEDRDFTATTLEAPLGSGPYRVVEVEPGRRIVYERVADYWAEDVPVKRGHHNIGRISYDYYRDGTVALQALKAGEYDLRQENVARNWATAYDIDAVERGLLRKEEIPHSQPAGMQGFFFNTRREIFSDPQVREALTYAFDFEWTNENLFYGAYERTRSYFENSELAATGLPSAAELELLEPHRDQLPERVFTQAYQPPSTEGRSLRQNLREAMALLREAGWQVQDGVLTHQESGREMRFEILLVSPSFERVVLPFEQNLERLGAEVSVRTVDPTQYQNRMDQFDFDMTVHVAPQSLSPGNEQRDFWSCAAAETQGSRNVAGVCDPVVDELVERVIDAPTREALVTRTRALDRVLQYGFYAVPNWHTDVYRVAYWDRFGRPPQNPPYGLALDTWWYDEDKAERVDNR; encoded by the coding sequence ATGCACGCCAAACGATGCCTCGTCTGCCTCGCCCTCGTGCTGGCGCTCGCCGCCGGCCAGGCCGCCGCCGACGACCATGCCCTGGCCATGCACGGCGAGCCGAAGTACGGCCCCGGGTTCGAGCACTTCGACTACGTCAACCCCGACGCTCCCAAGGGCGGTACCCTGCGGCTCGCCAACGTCGCCGCGTCCACCTTCGACAGCCTCCACCCCTTCATCCTCCGCGGCACGCCGGCCGCGGGCCTCGGCCTCGTCTACGACACCCTCACCGAGCGCTCTCTGGACGAGCCGTTCACGGAGTACGGCCTGCTCGCCGAGCGCATCCAGGTGGCCGAGGACAACAGCCACGTGCGCTTCACCCTGCGCGAGGCGGCGCGCTTCCACGACGGCGAGCCGGTGACCCCCGAGGACGTGGTCTTCACCTTCCAGCGCCTGAAGCAGGACGGCCATCCCCAGTATCGGCTCTACTACCGTGACGTCGAGCGCGCCGAGCAGACCGGGCCGCGGCAGGTGACCTTCCACTTCGCCACCACGCAGAACCCGGAGCTGCCGCTGATCATCGGCCAGATGCCGGTGCTGCCGCAGCACTACTGGGAGGACCGGGACTTCACCGCCACCACGCTGGAAGCGCCCCTCGGCAGCGGCCCCTATCGCGTGGTGGAGGTCGAGCCCGGCCGGCGCATCGTCTACGAGCGCGTGGCCGACTACTGGGCCGAGGATGTGCCGGTGAAACGCGGGCACCACAACATCGGGCGCATCAGCTACGACTACTATCGTGACGGCACCGTCGCCCTGCAGGCGCTGAAGGCCGGCGAGTACGACCTGCGCCAGGAAAACGTGGCCCGCAACTGGGCCACGGCCTATGACATCGACGCCGTGGAGCGCGGCCTGCTGCGCAAGGAGGAGATCCCCCACAGCCAGCCCGCCGGCATGCAGGGGTTCTTCTTCAACACCCGGCGGGAGATCTTCAGCGACCCGCAGGTGCGCGAGGCCCTGACCTACGCCTTCGATTTCGAGTGGACCAACGAGAATCTCTTCTATGGCGCCTACGAGCGCACCCGCAGCTACTTCGAGAACTCCGAGCTCGCCGCCACCGGGCTGCCGTCCGCGGCCGAGCTCGAGCTGCTGGAGCCGCACCGTGACCAGCTGCCCGAGCGGGTGTTCACCCAGGCCTACCAGCCCCCGAGTACCGAGGGCCGCTCGCTGCGCCAGAACCTGCGCGAGGCCATGGCGCTGCTGCGCGAGGCCGGCTGGCAGGTGCAGGACGGGGTCCTCACCCATCAGGAGAGCGGGCGCGAGATGCGCTTCGAGATCCTGCTGGTGAGCCCGTCATTCGAGCGCGTGGTGCTGCCCTTCGAGCAGAACCTGGAGCGGCTCGGTGCCGAGGTCTCGGTGCGCACGGTGGACCCCACCCAGTACCAGAACCGGATGGACCAGTTCGACTTCGACATGACCGTGCACGTGGCGCCGCAGTCCCTCTCCCCCGGCAACGAGCAGCGCGACTTCTGGAGCTGCGCCGCCGCCGAGACCCAGGGCAGCCGCAACGTTGCCGGCGTCTGCGATCCGGTGGTGGACGAGCTGGTGGAGCGGGTCATCGATGCGCCCACGCGCGAGGCGCTGGTGACCCGCACCCGGGCGCTGGACCGCGTGCTGCAGTACGGCTTCTACGCCGTGCCCAACTGGCATACCGACGTCTACCGCGTCGCCTATTGGGACCGCTTCGGCCGGCCCCCGCAGAACCCGCCCTACGGCCTTGCTCTGGATACCTGGTGGTACGACGAGGACAAGGCCGAGCGCGTCGACAACCGCTGA
- a CDS encoding enoyl-ACP reductase FabI: MGFLSDRKALVVGIASNRSIAWGIAEALHREGAQLALTYQNDKLKKRVEQCSEACGGGPVLPLDVTDDAQIDAVFQHLQEAWGGLDILVHAVGFAPREELEGSFVDNTTRGGWAMAQDISAYSFVALARGARPLMQGRNASLLTLTYLGGERALPNYNVMGPAKAALEASVRYMAYDLGPDGIRVNAISAGPIRTLAASGIGNFRKMLDYNAQAAPLRRNVGIDEVGNASAFLCSDLASGITGEVVHVDAGFHAVALSGAEFESQ, encoded by the coding sequence ATGGGATTTCTGTCTGACCGCAAGGCGCTGGTGGTAGGCATCGCCAGCAACCGTTCCATTGCCTGGGGCATCGCCGAGGCGCTGCACCGCGAGGGCGCGCAGCTGGCGCTCACCTACCAGAACGACAAGCTCAAGAAGCGCGTCGAGCAGTGCTCGGAGGCCTGCGGCGGCGGGCCAGTGCTGCCCCTGGACGTGACCGACGACGCCCAGATCGACGCCGTGTTCCAGCACCTGCAGGAGGCCTGGGGCGGGCTGGACATCCTCGTCCATGCCGTCGGCTTCGCGCCGCGGGAGGAGCTGGAGGGCTCGTTCGTGGACAACACCACCCGCGGCGGCTGGGCCATGGCCCAGGACATCAGCGCCTACAGCTTCGTGGCGCTGGCCCGCGGCGCCCGGCCGCTGATGCAGGGCCGCAACGCCAGCCTGCTGACGCTGACCTACCTCGGCGGCGAGCGCGCCCTGCCCAACTACAACGTCATGGGTCCGGCGAAGGCGGCGCTGGAGGCGAGCGTGCGCTACATGGCCTACGACCTCGGGCCCGATGGGATCCGCGTCAACGCCATCTCCGCGGGGCCGATCCGCACCCTCGCCGCCTCCGGCATCGGCAACTTCCGCAAGATGCTGGACTACAACGCCCAGGCGGCACCGCTGCGGCGCAACGTCGGCATCGACGAGGTGGGCAACGCGAGCGCGTTCCTCTGCTCGGATCTCGCCTCCGGCATCACCGGCGAGGTGGTGCACGTGGATGCCGGCTTCCACGCCGTGGCGCTCTCCGGGGCGGAGTTCGAGAGCCAGTAG
- a CDS encoding SurA N-terminal domain-containing protein, which translates to MLQAIRDRTRGWIAYVIVALLVIPFALFGMYNYLAEGGGAQTVATVNGEEITRTRLDQAHRQRQAQLREALGDRFDPAMFDDQQLRRETLQQLIDRQLLLGYAQDAGLRVADQDVANALRRQSVFQVDGEFSVERYRSLLSQNNITPEQYEAQLRRDLALEALRDAVVGTAITSDAEIERLVALQRQERRAGWLSVSAAAFEDEVSVDDAAVQEYYEANRDDYRRPEAVRLRYVLLDPQRLAADIEVDEDTLRERYEERVAQAERGAPRRIRHILVEVPESADEAAVAEAREEAQALRERIQGGESFAQVAEDASDDPGSARQGGDLGLVRQGDFVEPFEEAAWSLEEGELSEPVRTEFGWHLIEVTEVRSADVPAFEELRDELRAEVARERAERRLYELGNELETLAFENPDSLQPAAETLGIEVQETDWITPEGGGEGIAAEPAVLEAAFSEERIGERVNSDLLELEGNRYAVIRVADHRDAAVEPLDEVRDRVEAAVREARAADAARERAEALQQRLADGEAFEAVAGEASEGVSAQSPRWIRRDSGEVPAAVREQAFRLAVAGDEQAAELARLDGGWAVVMVDAVRPGDVSDLGDEERAQLRSTLDRLDGNAAFEALVAALREEADISIREDRL; encoded by the coding sequence ATGCTGCAAGCCATCCGAGACCGCACCCGAGGCTGGATCGCGTACGTCATCGTCGCGCTCCTTGTCATCCCCTTCGCCCTGTTCGGGATGTACAACTATCTCGCCGAGGGCGGCGGCGCGCAGACGGTGGCGACGGTGAACGGCGAGGAGATCACCCGCACCCGCCTCGACCAGGCGCACCGCCAGCGCCAGGCGCAGCTGCGCGAGGCCCTGGGAGACCGCTTCGACCCGGCGATGTTCGACGACCAGCAGCTGCGCCGCGAGACCTTGCAGCAGCTCATCGACCGCCAGCTCCTCCTCGGCTACGCCCAGGATGCCGGGCTGCGCGTGGCCGACCAGGACGTCGCCAATGCCCTGCGCCGGCAGTCCGTGTTCCAGGTGGACGGGGAGTTCTCCGTGGAGCGCTACCGCAGCCTGCTGTCCCAGAACAACATCACCCCCGAGCAGTACGAGGCCCAGCTGCGCCGGGATCTGGCCCTGGAGGCGCTGCGCGATGCGGTGGTTGGCACCGCCATCACCAGCGACGCGGAGATCGAGCGCCTGGTGGCGCTGCAGCGCCAGGAGCGGCGCGCCGGCTGGCTGAGCGTCTCCGCCGCTGCCTTCGAGGACGAGGTGAGCGTCGACGACGCGGCCGTGCAGGAATACTACGAGGCCAACCGGGACGACTACCGCCGGCCGGAGGCGGTGCGGCTGCGCTACGTCCTGCTCGACCCGCAGCGCCTCGCTGCCGACATCGAGGTGGACGAGGACACCCTGCGCGAGCGCTACGAGGAGCGCGTCGCCCAGGCCGAGCGCGGCGCGCCCAGGCGCATCCGTCACATCCTCGTGGAGGTGCCCGAGTCCGCCGACGAGGCGGCGGTGGCGGAGGCCCGCGAGGAGGCGCAGGCACTGCGCGAGCGCATCCAGGGCGGCGAGTCCTTCGCGCAGGTGGCCGAGGACGCCTCGGACGACCCCGGCTCAGCCCGTCAGGGGGGCGACCTTGGCCTCGTGCGGCAGGGCGATTTCGTCGAGCCCTTCGAGGAGGCCGCCTGGTCCCTGGAGGAAGGCGAGCTGAGCGAGCCCGTGCGCACGGAGTTCGGTTGGCACCTGATCGAGGTCACGGAGGTGCGCTCGGCGGACGTGCCCGCCTTCGAAGAGCTGCGCGACGAGCTTCGGGCGGAAGTGGCCCGGGAGCGTGCCGAGCGCCGGCTCTACGAGCTCGGCAACGAGCTCGAGACCCTGGCCTTCGAGAACCCGGACAGCCTGCAGCCTGCGGCCGAGACGCTGGGCATCGAGGTGCAGGAGACCGACTGGATCACCCCGGAGGGCGGCGGCGAGGGCATCGCGGCCGAGCCCGCGGTGCTCGAGGCGGCCTTCAGCGAGGAGCGCATCGGCGAGCGGGTCAACAGCGACCTGCTGGAGCTGGAGGGCAATCGCTATGCCGTGATCCGGGTCGCCGATCATCGCGACGCCGCGGTAGAGCCCCTGGACGAGGTGCGTGACCGCGTCGAGGCGGCGGTGCGCGAGGCGCGCGCCGCGGACGCCGCCCGCGAGCGGGCCGAGGCCCTGCAGCAGCGGCTCGCCGATGGCGAGGCCTTCGAGGCCGTCGCCGGGGAGGCCAGCGAGGGCGTGAGCGCGCAGTCGCCGCGCTGGATCCGCCGGGACTCCGGCGAGGTTCCGGCGGCCGTGCGCGAGCAGGCCTTCCGCCTGGCCGTGGCCGGGGACGAACAGGCGGCGGAGCTGGCCCGCCTGGACGGCGGCTGGGCCGTGGTGATGGTGGACGCGGTCCGGCCCGGCGACGTCTCCGACCTCGGCGACGAGGAGCGGGCGCAGCTGCGCAGCACCCTGGACCGCCTCGACGGCAACGCCGCCTTCGAGGCCCTGGTGGCCGCGCTGCGGGAGGAGGCGGATATCTCCATCCGCGAGGACCGGCTCTAG
- a CDS encoding microcin C ABC transporter permease YejB, whose protein sequence is MYAYIARRLLLMVPTLLGVLLINFVIVQFAPGGPIEQVVAQLQGTAEYSTSRFSGVAADEVAGESRGGRGLDPEFIAELEAQFGFDRPAHERFLKMLWDYVRLDFGESFYRDRSVLELIGEKLPVSVSLGVWTLLLTYLISIPLGIRKAVRDGSVFDVWTSAVVIVGYAIPGFLFAILLIVLFAGGTYLDWFPLRGLVSDNWEELSWPARIADYFWHLTLPVISMVIGGFAGLTMLTKNSFLEEIHKQYVMTARAKGVTERRVLYGHVFRNAMLIVIAGFPAAFVGVLFTGALLIEVIFSLDGLGLLGFQAVVNRDYPVVFGSLFIFTLVGLALNLLGDLMYVAVDPRIDFETREG, encoded by the coding sequence ATGTACGCCTATATCGCGCGCCGTCTGCTGCTGATGGTGCCCACGCTCCTCGGCGTGCTGCTGATCAACTTCGTGATCGTGCAGTTCGCCCCGGGCGGGCCCATCGAGCAGGTGGTGGCGCAGCTGCAGGGCACCGCCGAGTACTCCACCTCGCGTTTTTCCGGCGTGGCCGCCGACGAGGTGGCCGGCGAGAGCCGCGGCGGCCGCGGCCTTGATCCGGAGTTCATCGCCGAGCTGGAGGCACAGTTCGGCTTCGACCGCCCGGCCCACGAGCGCTTCCTGAAGATGCTCTGGGACTACGTGCGGCTGGATTTCGGCGAGAGCTTCTACCGCGACCGCAGCGTGCTCGAGCTGATCGGCGAGAAGCTGCCGGTGTCGGTGTCCCTGGGCGTCTGGACCCTGCTGCTGACCTACCTCATCTCCATTCCCCTCGGCATCCGCAAGGCCGTGCGCGACGGCTCCGTGTTCGATGTCTGGACCAGCGCGGTGGTGATCGTCGGCTACGCCATCCCGGGATTTCTGTTCGCCATCCTGCTGATCGTGCTGTTCGCCGGCGGCACCTATCTGGACTGGTTCCCCCTGCGCGGGCTGGTCTCCGACAACTGGGAGGAGCTCTCCTGGCCGGCGCGCATCGCCGACTACTTCTGGCACCTGACCCTGCCGGTGATCTCCATGGTCATCGGCGGCTTTGCCGGGCTCACCATGCTCACCAAGAACTCCTTCCTCGAGGAGATCCACAAGCAGTATGTGATGACGGCCCGGGCCAAGGGCGTCACCGAGCGCCGGGTGCTCTACGGGCACGTCTTCCGCAACGCCATGCTCATCGTCATCGCCGGCTTCCCGGCGGCGTTCGTCGGCGTGCTGTTCACCGGTGCGCTGCTGATCGAGGTGATCTTCTCGCTGGACGGGCTCGGGCTCCTGGGCTTTCAGGCGGTGGTCAACCGCGACTATCCGGTGGTGTTCGGGAGCCTGTTCATCTTCACCCTGGTGGGGCTCGCGCTGAACCTGCTCGGGGACCTGATGTACGTCGCGGTGGACCCGCGCATCGACTTCGAGACCCGCGAGGGCTGA